A single window of Gossypium arboreum isolate Shixiya-1 chromosome 13, ASM2569848v2, whole genome shotgun sequence DNA harbors:
- the LOC108461112 gene encoding ADP-ribosylation factor 2-B, whose translation MGLSFAKLFSRLFAKKEMRILMVGLDAAGKTTILYKLKLGEIVTTIPTIGFNVETVEYKNISFTVWDVGGQDKIRPLWRHYFQNTQGLIFVVDSNDRDRVVEARDELHRMLNEDELRDAVLLVFANKQDLPNAMNAAEITDKLGLHSLRQRHWYIQSTCATSGEGLYEGLDWLSNNIANKA comes from the exons ATGGGGCTTTCTTTTGCTAAGTTGTTCAGTCGCCTGTTTGCCAAGAAGGAAATGCGTATTCTGATGGTGGGTCTTGATGCTGCTGGTAAGACTACCATATTATACAAGTTGAAGCTCGGAGAGATTGTCACCACGATTCCCACTATTG GGTTTAATGTGGAAACTGTGGAATATAAGAACATTAGCTTCACCGTTTGGGATGTTGGAGGTCAGGACAAG ATTCGACCTTTGTGGAGGCACTACTTCCAAAATACTCAGGGGCTAATCTTTGTTGTGGATAGCAATGATCGTGATCGTGTTGTTGAGGCCAGGGATGAGCTTCACCGTATGCTAAATGAG GATGAGCTGAGGGATGCTGTGCTGCTTGTATTTGCAAACAAGCAAGATTTACCAAATGCTATGAATGCTGCTGAGATCACTGATAAACTTGGTCTTCATTCCCTCCGTCAGCGCCACTG GTATATTCAGAGTACGTGCGCTACCTCTGGTGAAGGGTTGTATGAGGGTCTGGACTGGCTCTCCAACAACATAGCTAACAAG GCTTGA